The Anabas testudineus chromosome 11, fAnaTes1.2, whole genome shotgun sequence genome has a segment encoding these proteins:
- the LOC113155226 gene encoding CD209 antigen-like protein E, with protein sequence MSTVIYATPVFSNKVRYNRKEEEDGGKREEREVVIYESADDIRDDHTDFLSPAAEEGPQVQDPPPVQRKSFRAAALCLGVLCLLMMVGLIILSVRQPNSEKKLPAVRRSCFRVFTVSLVLLYLLILAAIIIRYFSVILEKENLETRYNDLNKTYTELKDNKSSLTVNYSELYISYNLLQDEVKMLNNIIEEGKLCPKGWKRFGSSYYFKSTEKKSWYDSRYDCQSRGSDLVMINSKEEQEFVVNLTKNEEFWIGLRTEWAEIEKQWIYVWKWVDGSRLKETFWATEDPDPSQYYHATCCDQQGKWTQTNSDSYKTWICEK encoded by the exons ATGTCCACAGTCATTTACGCCACACCAGTGTTTTCCAATAAGGTGAGATACaacagaaaggaggaggaagatggaggaaagagggaggaaagagaggtGGTTATCTACGAGAGTGCAGACGACATCAGAGATGATCACACTGATTTTCTGTCTCCAGCAGCTGAGGAAG GACCACAGGTTCAGGATCCTCCTCCAGTCCAGAGAAAGTCTTTCAGAGCTGCTGCCTTGTGTCTCGGAGTGCTGTGTCTTCTAATGATGGTGGGGCTCATCATCCTGTCAGTACGAC AACCAAACAGTGAGAAGAAGCTTCCAGCTGTTAGAAGAAGCTGCTTCAgagttttcactgtgtctctggTTTTGCTGTATCTTCTGATTCTGGCTGCGATCATCATTCGCT atttttcagtcattttggaaaaagaaaatctggagACCAGATACAACGACCTGAACAAAACCTACACTGAGTTAAAGGACAACAAATCAA GTTTGACAGTGAACTACAGTGAGTTATACATTAGTTACAACTTGTTACAAGATGAAGTCAAAATGCTGAACAACATAATTGAAG AAGGGAAGTTGTGTCCTAAAGGATGGAAAAGATTTGGGTCAAGTTATTACTTTAAATCCACTGAGAAGAAAAGTTGGTACGACAGCAGATATGACTGTCAGAGCAGAGGATCAGATCTGGTGATGAtcaacagcaaagaggaacag GAATTTGTCGTCAATCTGACTAAGAATGAAGAGTTCTGGATTGGTCTGAGGACAGAATGGGCAGAGATAGAGAAACAATGGATATATGTATGGAAATGGGTGGACGGATCAAGACTGAAAGAAAC gTTCTGGGCAACAGAAGATCCAGATCCGTCTCAGTACTACCATGCAACATGCTGTGATCAACAAGGAAAATGgacacaaacaaattctgattCCTATAAGACCTGGATCTGTGAGAAATAG